The Sorangiineae bacterium MSr11954 DNA segment CGCACGATCTGCGGCCGTCGGCGCTGGCCACCGCGATGGCGCACGTCGGCACCGCCCTGGAGCTCGGCGTTCCGCTCGCGTTCCTCCTCACACCGCTCGGCGCCACGCCCCTGGTGGCCATCGTGCTGATGCTCCTTCTCCATGGGTTCATCACCAGCAATGTGCCGATGGGCGTCCCCATCGAGTGGAACGTGGCGGTCGTCTACGGTGGGTTCGCGCTCTTTTGGGCCCACCCGGACGTGTCGCTCATGACCATGGCGCCGCCGGCCATCCTGATTTTCTTGCTGGTGATGCTGGTGGCCCTGCCGCTCGCCGGAAACCTGGTGCCCGAGAGCCTCTCGTTTCTCTTGGCCATGCGCTATTACGCGGGCAATTGGGCGTATTCGATCTGGCTCTTTCGCGGCGAGGCGTATCGGAAGCTCGATCGGCTGGTGGGGAGCAGCCGCTGGGTGTACGAGCAGCTCGCGCGCTTTTACGATCCGGCCACCGTGGTGGGCCTGTTTGGAAAGGTCATGGCGTTTCGCATGATGCATTTGCACGGCCGCGCCTTGCCCATCTTGGTCCCCAAGGCCGTCGATCGGCTCGAAGACTACGAGTGGTGCGACGGCGAGATCGTCGCGGGCCTCGCGCTGGGCTGGAATTTCGGCGATGGGCACCTCCACTCCGAGCAGCTCCTCGCCGCGATTCAGGAGCAATGCAGCTTCGAGGCTGGCGAGCTTCGGTGCATCTTCGTCGAGTCGCAGCCGGCCTTTCGCTCGACCCTCGCCTATCGCATCGTCGATGCCAAGACCGGCGCCCTCGACGCGGGCCGGCTGTCCATCGCGGAGCTTCGCGCGCGGCAGCCCTGGGGTCCGCCGGCATGAGCGACGAGGCCGACGCCGTCGTCATCGGCTCGGGCCCCAACGGGCTCGCGGCGGCCATCGTCCTCGCGCGCGCGGGCGCGTCGGTCCGCGTGCTCGAGGGGACCGATGCCATCGGCGGCGGCATGCGCACGCGCGAGCTCACCTTGCCGGGCTTCCACCACGACGTATGCTCCGCGTGCCATCCGATGGGCGTCTTGTCGCCGTTCTTTCGAACGTTGCCGCTCGACGAGCACGGCCTCCGCTGGGTGCGGCCGCGCGCTTCCATCGCGCACCCGCTCGACGGCGAACCGGCCGTGATCCTCCGGCGTTCGCTGGCCGATACGTCGCGCGCGCTCGGGGTGGACGCGCGCGCCTACGAGGCGCTCCTCGCGCCGTTTCTGGGCGATCCGCACGGCCTGCTCGCCGACATCCTCGGGCCGCTGCGCGTTCCGCGGCACCCCTTTCGGATGCTCCGCTTCGCCCTGCACGCCCTGCGCTCGGCCACGGCGTTTGCGCGCGGGCGGTTTCGCGGAGCGCGGGCGCGCGCCTTGTTTGCAGGTTGCGCGGCGCACTCGGTCTTGCCGCTCGAGCGCGCCACCACCGCGGCGCTCGGTCTCGTCTTTTGCATCACCGGCCACGTCGACGAATGGCCCGTCGCGGAGGGCGGCTCCTTTGCCATCGCCCGCGCGCTGGCGAGCCTGCTCGCGTCCCACGGAGGCCGCATCGAGACGGGCCGCATGGTCCGCTCGCTCGACGATCTGCCGCCCGCGCGCGTCTACCTGTTCGACACGAGCCCCGCGCAGCTCGCCGAGATCGCCGGGCCCGTGCTGCCCGCGGGCTATGTCCGCCGCCTGCGCCGCTTCCGCTATGGGCCCGCGGTGTTCAAGATCGATTGGGCCCTCGACGGCCCCATTCCCTGGAGCGATCCGGCCGTCCTCGACGCTTCGACCGTGCACCTCGGCGGCACCCTCGCCGAAATCGCAGCCTCGGAGAGCGCCATCTGGCGCGGGGAGCACCCCGAGCGCCCCTTCGTGCTGCTCTGCCAGCAAAGCCAATGCGATCCCACGCGCGCGCCGCCCGGCAAGCACACCGGATATGCGTATTGCCATGTCCCCGAGGGCTCCACCGCGGATCTCACGGACACCATCGAACGCCAAGTCGAACGCTTCGCCCCGCATTTCCGGGACCGCATCCTCGCCCGGCACATCCTGCGCGCCCCCGATTTCGAGCGCTACAACCCGGCGTTCGTCGGCGGTGCCATCACCGGCGGCGTCGCCGATCTCGGCCAGCTCTTTACCCGCCCGGTGGCGCGCTGGAACCCTTACACCACGCCAAACCGGCGCATTTTCCTTTGCTCCGCCGGAACGCCCCCGGGCGGCGGCGTCCACGGCATGTGCGGCTATCACGCAGCCCGCGCCGCGCTCGCGCGCATCGAACGCCTGCCCGCGGCCCCGCTCGCAGACAACCGTTAACGCGCACGGCGTATTCGGTGCACGGCGGAAGAACGGCACCCGCGGTTCCATCGGCGGAAGTACGAGTTCCGCACCTGTTTTCGGGAATGCCGGCCGATTGCCGAACGTCCGTGGGGCGACATCCGGCGAGGCCTGCATCGCGCGAAAATTATCCGATGTGCGGAACATGGCAGTCTCATGGCATTGCGATTGCTGAGCGGAGCCGCTCATGAGCGTTCGCACACTACGGATTTGGATGGTGACGGCATTTGCCGGCTCGGTGCTGACCGCGTGCATCGGCATCGCGGGATGCGGCACCAAGGGGTCGAGCGAGGAGCAGGGCTCGGCGCTCCGGGCGGGCACCGGGACCGATTGGATCCTCGACGTCCACCCCGTCTTCCAAACCGTACGCTTTGCGGTGCCCAAGAGCGAAGGCGTCACCCTCCCCAGCGAGCGCACGCCGGCCGACGCCGTATTGGCCTTGCTCGATCAGTACAAAGACGTATTCGGCATGAAGGACCCCAAATCGGAGTGGAGGCTCACCTCCACCAAGCCGGGCGACCGCGGGTTCACGCATTTGCGCTTTCAACAGACGAGCCGCGGGGTGCCGGTCTTCGGGAGCGATTGGACGGCCGCCATCGATCCTTCGGGAAAGCTCACGTCGATGAGCGGTGTGTACGTCCCCGGCACGGACGCCGCCGACATTCAGCCCACCAAGAGCGCCGACGCGCTGGCCGCCGCCGTTCGAGCCGACGTGCAAAAGCGCATCCCGGGGCTGGGCGCCGCCGATATCGACACCAAGGTAAACGCGCAGCTGCTCATCTATGCCGCCGAGGGCATCGCGCCGGCCTTGGCCATGGAGGTCGCCAGCACCGCCAGGAACGGCGCCGAAGTCGATATCGACCATTACTTGGTCGACGCGCGCACCGCCGCCATCCTCCTGCGCGCGCCCGCCCTGATGAGCGAGTACGCGCAAGGGTACGGGGCGAGCCATTATCCGCCTTACAATGCCTCGAGCAGCAAGGTGAGCTTTCCGGTCAGCAAGGGCAACGGCGCGTGGAAGCTCGACGCGACCACCAAGAGCGCCAATGTCCGCATCGTGACCGACGTCAAAGACAAGGACATCGTCTCCGGAAAAGATGCGACCTTGGAGGCCTCGAAGGTGCCCGTCGATTGGGTCGACGACACCACCCCCAAAGGCGCCGCCGTCGACTCGCAAGCGCACTTCGCGGCCGTGGTGGACGCCTACAAAGACCTCTATGGCCGCAACTCGTACGATGACAAAGGCGCCGAGATCCGCGCATCCATCAACGACAACGTCGCCGGCTCCGTGAACGCGTTCTTTCTTCCGGGGAGCACGTCCGGAGGGTGCACCGGGCGCTTCGGCATCGGCGATGGCGACAAAGATTATTATCCGCTGGGCGCCTCCGTCGACGTGCTGGCCCACGAGTTCACCCACGGGGTGAGCCAATGCACCTGGGGCGGCAGCGCGGGCAGCTACACGGCGGCCGCGACCAACGAGGCGATGAGCGATATCTTGGCCGTGTTCATCAGCGGCCGCATCGAGGGTGGCAAGCCCACGTCGGTCGGCCGCAACATCAGCAAGGGCGACTCGCGCATCATCCGCCAACTGGACAATCCAAAGTGCCCGACCGTCGACGATCTCGACACCTGCGCGCCCCGCAGCCGTCGCTACGAGCACGAGGAGCACTACGCGAGCACCATCGTCTCCTATGCGTGGTACTTGATGACCTTTGGCGGCGCGCACAAGACCACGCAACAAACGGTGGCGTGCCCCATTGGATGGGAAGCCTCCGGCAAGCTTTGGTACGACGTGGAGACCAAGGATCTCTCCAAGAGCCCCGATTTCAAAGCGGTCGCCAATGCCACCTTGGCCGCGGGCAAGCGGCAGAAGCTCCCGCTCGACGCCATCGCGTGCGCGTGGGTCGCCGTAAAAGTGATCACCGCCGACGACGCGAAGAAAGACTGGAACGTGACCTGCGCGGGCGCCGACGACGCGGGCGCCTCCGACGCGGGGACCTTCGGCGATGGCGGCGTGCTGGTCAAGCCGGGGACTTCCCTCGTGTGCCCCGGATCGAGCCATTTGAACTGAGGTACGAATCGACCCTTGGGATCGCGCAGAGCTCCGAAGCGCGCGATCCCAGGATCCGCGCGATCCCAGGGTCCGCACCATCCCAGGATCCGCACCGTCCCAGGAACCGCGCGATCCCAAGGGCGCGCGGATCGGCATGGCACACGGCGACACGGTCGTATTTTCATGTGCGCTCGATGATTTGCGCGGCGGAATCCGCGCAAGCACGCGCGCCATCGCGCCCACGACGAACGGCACATCGCATGCGAAAGGCGCCCGAGCCGGCGCGCGATGCGTCGGGGGAGGTTTGCGATGGTGAAAGATCGATGGAGATGCGCGGCGCGCGTCGTTCGTGGTGGTGTGGTCACATTTGCGTTGTTGGCGGGCGGTGCGGGCTGCTCCGGCGCTGGGGACGCGGACGACGGGAGCCCCGAGGGCATCGGCGGCGCTCGCGCGGCGCTGGGCGTCGACGGTGATGGTGCTGCGGACCGCGGCGTCGACGGTGATGGGGCTGCGGATCGCGATACCGCCGGGGATGTCGTTGCGAATCGCGCCGCCGGGGGTGTCGTGGCGGAGCCGCTCAAGCTCTTCGTCATGGGCGCGAGCCTCGATGCGGTGGCCTCCGATCGCGGCCATGGGTTCGTGGCGATCGGCTCCGGGCCCGATGGATTGCTGATCGCACGGATCCGGGGCGCCAAGGTCACGGAGGAGGCGGGCCCCGATCTCGCGGCCATTTTCGGCTGCACGAAGGTGAGCATCCTCGAAATCACGGGCCTCAGCGTGACCCGTGAGCGCCAGGGCCTCGCCACCGGGACGATGATTTGCGAAACCCCCGAGTCGTGGACGAAGCGCGCGCTGGTCCTCGCCTACGACAAGGGCACATGGACACCCCTGACGTCGTTGCCCGTCGACGGCGCCTTCCGCCCGGCGGGTGTCACCTGCGACGAGCATCGCGGGTGCCTCGTGCTCGGTCACCAATTCCGCGGCGGCGTCATCCTCGACCCCACCGCCGATTCGGCGATATCCGTTTATTCATGGAAGCACGGGGTCTTCACCACCGAGCTCGATGAGTGGGAGACCAGCCCCGACACCCTCTATTGGCCGCGAACCATCGCCACCCGGGGCGACACCTGGTTCATCGGAGGCGAAGAGCTCCGCAACGACGGAGCGCACGGCCTTTCGCGGCTTCGCACCGCCGGGACATGGTCGAGCCCCGACGCCTCGCACCTGCCGTTGCTCCTTCGTGCGCACCCCGTCCAAAACCGCATTCACGCCTTGGCCGTCGGCACCGATGGCTCGACGCGGCTCGAGCGCGTGGGCACCGACGGCCGCTTCACCGACGTCGCGCGCTTCGATGCGCGCCTCTTCGATTTTACCCAGCTAGGCAGCAAAACGCTGGTGGTGGGCCAGCGCGATTTATCCCCGGGGTATGTTCCCTATGCCGCCTTGGGCACCAAGGTCCTGACCATGCCGGCCTATGGCGACGGGAGCGCCATCCACGCCGTGGCCGCGGCATCGGATGGCGACGTCGCCATGGGCGTGGGCCGGCAAACGGCCAATGAAGGCGCCCCGCGCCCGAGCGCCCCCCTCATCCTTCGCATCTCGAGCAGGCCGCTCGGCGTCGCGGACGGCGTCCTCGGTGCGGACGGCCCCGTGGAGGCCGATCCCCACGCCACCTCGCAACGAGCGATCCACACCGCATCGACCACCGTGGGCGGCTATCCGGTGCACGTTCATTTCAGCAACCCGCCCGCCTTTGGCGGCGACGATCCAACGATCCTCGACGAGGTCGTCCGCCTCCTCGATGCAACCCCGGCCGGCGAGACGGTCCGCGCGGCCATTCATAGCCTCACGGCAAACGCCGTCGCCAATGCCCTCGTGGCGGCGAAAAACCGCGGGGTGAACCTGAAGATCGTCGAAGATGGCTCCGACGAGTTCGACCCGGACACCTCCCCGCGCGAGCTGCACGCGGCGCTCGGCGCCAACCATGTCTTTTGCGGCAAACGGGTCAAAGACGGCAACTTCGGGTGCATCACCACCGATTCGAGCGGCATCATGCACACGAAGCTCATCACCTTCAGCAAAACGAAAGATCCATCGGGCGAGCTCCGCACCAATGTGAGCTGGTTCGCTTCGGCCAACATGACGTATGCGTCCGGCTCGAAGATGTTCAACAACGCCATCACCGTCTACGGCGACAAGGCGCTCTACGATCACTTCGGCGGCTACTTCGGGCACCTCTTTGCGCAGAGGCACTATAGCCAAAACGACTATTACGATGCCGCTTCGCATCGAGGCTACTTCGAGGGGACCACGGCGCGCGTCTACACGTCCCCCGAGCAAGACGGCGATCTGGTCTACAATCGACTGAACGATATCGTCGCCGACTCGAGCTGCCGCATTCGCGTCGCGCAAGCCGCCATCAACGATTCGCGCATGAAGCTCGTCGATCTGCTCGTCGCCCGTAAACGCGCCGGCTGCCTCGTTTGGGTCGTGGTCGATGGCATCGAGAAGGACGCCCTCGCCAAGTTGAAGGGCGCGAACATCCCCGTGCGCCGGCACGTCGTCCACGACAAAATGGTCCTGGTCAACTCCAAATTCGGCGACTCCACGGCCAACCGATTCCTGATCTTCACCGGATCGCACAATTGGACGTACTCGGCCAATTACCGCAACGACGAAATCTTCGTTCGCCTGGAGAGCAAAGATCTTTATGATGCATTCTACACGCACTTCAACGACGCCTACAACGCCGGCACGCCGCTCTAGGGGGTGTCCCTAGTTCAGCGAGAAAAAAGCTGGATCATCTCGATCACTTAGCGAGGCGGATGCAGGAAACTGTTGTCTCACCGCGGCAAGCATGATCAAAAATCCGGATGCACCGACACGCGCTCACCGATGCCCAGTGGCGTCGGCTGCAACGAGTCCTACCGAAACAGAAGACGGGGCCCGCCTCGGAGTTGGGTGACCGGCTCTTCATCGAGGCGGTGCTCTATCGCGCAAAAACGGGCCTACCGTGGCGTGATCTCCCGGAGCGATTCGGTCCTTGGAAATCGGTCTACAACCGCTTCTCGAACTGGGCACGGAAAGGACACTGGGCAGCGATCTTCCGCGAATTGCAGCTCGAGTTTGACGACGTCGGCTCCATCGTCGATGGATCGGTCGTCCGCGCTCACCAAGATGCGTCGGGCGGAAAAGGGGGATCAAACGAAATGCTTTGGGCCGCTCTCGAGGAGGTTTTTCGACCAAGCTTCACGCCGTCGTCGACACGAAAGGGCGGCCCATCCACATCGCGCTCACGCCGGGGCAGCGGCACGAAATGATGGCTGCGGACGAGTTGCTGCAGCACGCCAGAGGCAAGGCGCTCATCGGCGATACGGGATATGACTCGAATCGCTTCCTTCAAGCCGTACACGACAAGGGCATGAAGCCCGTCATTCACCCGAAGCCTGAGCGCCTTGTGAAGCCACGCCTCGCACGAAAGCTTTATCGGCGACGCTACCTCGTCGAGGAAGCCCAGACGCAAACCGTAAAATCTTGGTCCGCTTCGCGCTGGAGCGACGAGTTTTCAAGCTGGTTCGTCGATCGCGACATCGCGGCGTAGCCGAAAACTTGCCCTGCGGCGCGAGTCGTGATGGGGCTCCCTCGCGCGGGGAGGCCATCGGCGATGGCGAAGCGAAAATGGAAGGTCGAGTTACGCGCGAGACCGCAATCCGACGGTTTGGAACGACTCGGGCAGGTGGTGAAGCTCGTGATCGTCCGAGAGGCCGCCGCCCGCGCAATGCAAACGGACAACAACGAGAGGTCGAGGCTCCTCATCCCCACGAGCGTCGGCGTTCTCGAGGAGCGTGATGCATGAAGAACCGAGCGGCGCTGTACGCGCGCGTTTCAACGGCGCGCCAGGAGCAAGAGAAAACGATCGGCTCGCAAGTCGAAGCGATCGAACGCGCGTGCGCCGCTGGTGGCGTGAGCATCGCGCCGGATCGGCGCTATGTCGATGAAGGATTCAGCGGGTCGCGTTTGGACCGCCCCGCGTTCGATGCACTTCGCGACGCCGCGGCAGATGGATTGATAGATGTAATTTACATATATTGTCCTGATCGGCTCGCGCGAAGTTACGTCCATCAGCAGGTCATCCTCGAAGAGCTCACCAAGCGTGGGGTGCGCGTACACTTCGTTGAACATCCTGTCGGCGAGCGTGCGGAGGATCGACTGCTTGTCCAGATGCAAGGCGTGATCGCCGAGTACGAGCGTGCCAAGATCCTGGAACGTACGCGGCGAGGACGAATGCACAAAGTGCGCGAAGGTCGAATGCTTCCTTTTGGAATACCGCCGTACGGATACGCGATCGTCAGGACGAAGGCCGTGCCCGGTGGAAGCATTGTGATCGACGAGGTCGAGGCGCAGAATGTCCGTGCGATGTATCGATGGGTGCTCGACGAAGGGCTGAGTGCACGGCAAGTCGCCAAACGATTGAACGCGCTCGGCATCAAGCCGCGCCGCGCCAAGATCTGGGTCGCAGGCAGCGTGCACGTCATCCTGACCAACGCTGCGTACACGGGCATGGCGACGTACGGCAAACGCGAACCCGCAGAGCCAAAGCGTCCGCGTCGTCCTGGTGGATATCGTAAGAACGCGAAGAGCTCGCACGTCATCCGCCCGCGGGCGCAATGGCTACACGTTTCGATTCCTTCGCTCGTTACCGAAAAGGATCAAGAGTGCGTGCGGACACGGCTGGCGAAGAACAAAATCTGGGCGCCACGCAACGTGCAGCATGACTACTTGCTGCGGGCTCTCGTCACGTGCGGTGAGTGCGGTTGGAAGATGGCGTGTGGGCACCAGTCGAGCGTGTGCAAGCGCTACGAGTATTTTTACTATGAATGTGCTCGCCGCGATCCTGTCGACACCGGGCGAATGAGCAAGTGCACCGCCAAGCGCGTGCGCGCAGAGGAACTCGACGGTGTTGTGTGGGACGCGATTCGATCTTGGGTGCAGAGCCCCGCAATGCTCCAACGCGAACTCGAACTATGGCGAACAAGTCGTCAAGCCGCGTCGAGCGTTGCCAAGGAGCTCGCGCGCCTGGAAGGAGCGAGACGACAACTCGAACTCCAAGTCGAGCGATTGATCGACGCATACCAACGAGGAGCGATCAGCGTCGAGCAACTGAAGTCCCGACGCGAGAGACTCGACAGTGCCATGGACTCCGTCAGCCTCCGAGGCGAGGACTTGATTGGTCAGCAGATGGACTCCACCCGCGTTACACGCATCGCCGATGACCTCGCGGCCTTCGCCTCGACACTCCGCAAGGGATTCGACAAGCTCGACTTCACCGAGCGCCAAAGGATCGTCCGTCTTCTTCTTGAGCGCGTCGTCGTTACCGGCGACAAGCTCACGATCGAGCACGCTATCCCTCTGTCAGGACGATTTGGTGGTTTGCGTCAAGGTGATCGAAATCTTCTTCCACAGCCTCAAACGCTTCCGCGCCATCGCGACCAGGTACGACAAGAGCGCCCGCAACTATCTCGCCCTCGTGCAACTTGCCTGTGCCCGGCTCTGGCTGGAGAACTAGGGACACCCCCTAGGCGTCACGCGAGCACGGGCATGAACGCGAACGCGAGCACGGGCGCGAGCGCGAGCAGGGGCGCGCGCAACGGAGCTACGAAACCAGCGCCAACACGGCCGCAGCCATTTCATCGTCCTCGAGCCCATCGCTCGATGCGCTGAGGTGCAGCTCGGCATCGCAATATCCCGGCACGCGGGCAGGCCGGAAACCGTGGGTCACCCAGATCCGGCGCTCGCGGGCGATTCGATCGCGCTTTTCATTGAGCTCCTTTCGCTCGCCGCGCACATAAATGTGAAAGAGGTTCGTGGGGGTCGGCACCGGTGAAACGATCAGGCGCGGATCCTTCGACAGTCGCTCGCTCAGCCTCCGCGCGCGGGCCACCCACGTCGGGAGGCGGGCGAGCGTATCGTCGATGCGCATGGCCGCCGATGCCGCGTACGGAAAGAATCCGAACAGGTTGCCACCGTGGCGGTGCCGCCACACGCGCGCGTGGGCCATCAGCTCCGCCGGCCCCGCCACGATGGCTCCCCCCAGCGCGCCGATGGTTTTGTACAACGAGACATAGACCGAGGAGCAACCCGCGCAAATCTCGGCCAGGGAGCGCCCATAGCCGGGCGCGCACTCCCAGAGCCGGGCTCCGTCGAGGTGCAGCGGGATGCCTCGCTCGCGGCACGCGGCCTTTACGTCCTCGAGCTCGGCCCACGTTGGAAGGTACCCCGTCCATCGCAAGGGCAATTCGACGGAGATCACCGCGAGCGGCTCGCTCGCGTGCGCGCGCTTCACGTCCTCGGCGAGGATCCCGCGCTCCCACGGCGCGAGCAGCACGCCGTGGAGCCCACCGAGCACCTCGAACGCCGCGTCCTCGTCGAGCAAATGATGCGACGAGGGATGCAAGCCCACGGCCCGACTGGCGCCGCGCTCGGCGTGCAACCGCAAAAGAACGAGCTGCCCCATCGTGCCCGTTGGCATGAAGCACGCCGCCTCGAACCCGAGCAGCGCCGCGACCTTCTTCTCCAATGCCTGAACGAGCTCCCCTTCCCCATAACGGTCCGCCGTCACACCTTCGCGCTGGCACCATTGCCCAATGCGCACGAGCTCCGCGCCATCGGTGACATTCGCGCGAATCACCAGCCCGCCGCGGCAGCTCCGCAACAAGCGATCCCGCTCGCTGCCGGCAACGGGTGCCTTCACCGGTGGAGTCGCGGGAACGACAGCAGGAGCCGCACATGCGGCCCCCGACGAGAGTGCACCACCGATTCCGGCAGCCATCGAGAGCACCCAGTCGCGTCGAGAGAGCATCACCCCCATGGGTATGCCCACTGCGCCGCAAGCACAAGTGCCCTCCCCTGCATCGAAGCGACGATTGCGGGCGTCCGATCAACATCTACGGCCGTCCCGCGGGCAGCGGCGAAGCGCGATGACCGAAAGACGACGTCATCGGTGCAACGTCGAAACGGATCGGAGCTCTCGGCCTGGTCCTACGCGACCGGGCGCACGCGCGCTCCAAATGGCACCCAAGTCGACGTAGGAATCCAAATAAAGGATGAATACCAATGACCTCTCCGGGCTCAATATAGAATTAAAATTTTCGGTTTCCGCCCGAGCGGCTCGTCGACGCAGCGTGGAGTTTGCGCACATGCCAATCGGCGAGGCATCCATGGGTGGCCCGTTCATGCCGATCACGTGGCGGTCGCGCGCAACGAAGACGATCGGGCGCTCACGACGGGTGTCCTCGGCGCACGGTGGTCGGCGAGGATTCACGTCATGGTCGAGCGCGCGCGATGGCGCGCATCGCCCGGGCCCAGCCTGTTCGACACCGGATCCCATGTTTTCGCCAGGTGCGATGGGACGAGGATGCGACCCGCGCTCGCAATTTCGTACATGGCGAGGTGGCGGCTGACGGAATTCGCCAGGTGAGCGTCCATCTTCGACGGCTCGCCGGCTTACGCCTGGGCGGGCCGCTCGAAACGAGAGGAACAGCGTGGGAACGCGGGTTGCACCCGTGCAGTCGCACACATGGTCTGGTACGATCCGAAGCTGCAAAAGGTCATCGTTCGCGTCGTGTACGATGGCCCGGCACATGCGGGCAAAAGCACGAATGTGAGCCAGCTCGCCGCGGCCTTTACCCCACTGCGGCGAGGCGCGCTCATCGCGCCCGAGGAGCGCGACGACGGGCGCACCCTCTTCTTCGATTGGCTGCACCTCGACGGCGGCATCATCGCGGGCCACGGTCTGCGATGCCAGCTGGTGACGGGCCCCGGTCAGTCGATGCTGGCGCACCGGCGCTGGCATCTGGTGGGCACGGCCGACGTGCTCGTCTTCGTCTGCGACAGCACCCCCGAGGGCCTGCGCGAGGCGCGCTGCTCGTTGGAGTTGCTCCGAGCGCGCTATTGCGACGTCGGGCATGGCCCAGCCCTCGTCATCCAAGCGAACAAACAAGATGCGGCGGACGCCTTGGCCCCCGAAGAGGTGGCGCTCGCGCTCGATCTCGGCCCCGATATTCCCGTGGTCGGCGCCCGAGCCGTCGCGGGCATTGGAGTTCGTGAAACCGCCGTCGTCGCCATTCGCGCGGCGGCCGATATCGTGCAGCAGCTGGTGCTCACCAAGGGGATCGAGGCGCTGGAGCCGCCCGACGAAGGCGCGGACGCGCTGCTCGCCGATATGAAACGACTCCGCGCGGCGCGGCGCGCGAAGCCCCGGCGCGGCGCGCGCTCCCCCCGAGGGCTCACCGTGAGCGGAGCCACCTTGCCGCTCCCCCACGCGAACCTCCCCGAGGGCTACATCTGGCCGGCGGCGCGCGGCCGGGCCATCGTGGAGACGCTCGAGTCGGCTTATTCCGAGGCACGTATCCATCGACGCGAGGGCCGCCATCGGCGGACCGTTTATCGCGTGGGTGAGCTGATGCTCGAGCCCTCCGTGAGCGCGTACGAAGATGGCGCGAGCGCTCGGGAGGCCATGTCGGCGCTCGCGCGAAAGAAGGTTCGATTGGGCGACTTGTGCGCGAAGGATACGGCGCTGGCGATCACCGCCGATGCCGAGGGTCGGTTCTGGGTCTGGACGATCGCGCCGGCCCTGCCCGAGATGGAGGACGTCGCGGGATCCGCGGAGCGCGCCGAGCTGCTCGGCCGCGCGTTCGCCGTCTCGCTTCGAGCCGCCTACACGAGGTCCGTCGCGCTGATCGCCGATCCGGCGTGGCTGGCGAAGACCGCGGAGGGCTTCGCGTATTTCGGGGAGATCACGCTCGATGGTGAGCCCTTGAAGGCAACCCTCGCGTCCATGTTGGAGAGCTCGCGCCGCGCGGCCTCGGGCGCCGTCGACTTCGAGCGCACGGCGGCGGCCTTTTGGAGCGCGGCGAACGCCGATCGCCCTTTCGAAGAGGCGGTGCGCCGCGCGCTCGAAGCGTTTGCGGCGGAAGACGGCTCCGCGAGGGGCTCGGCCGCGGGTCGATGGCTGGCGCTTCGCGCGCCGCACGCAGGATCGCAGCACGACAAGGTCATCGTGACGTCCACCTTGGGTCGGTGAAGGGGGTACTATGTTGGAGGAGGAGCGAGAGAGCGAGAAGGAAACCGAGACCGAGGCCGAGGGCGCCGAGGTGCCGGAGAAAGAGCTGGGCTGGGCCAGCCGAATGATGGTCGACAGCCTGCGAAAGCAAGGGTGGCTGGTCGCCGTCGAGCGCCGGGCGGCGCTGGTGACCGATCTCGAGGAGCAGGCCACCACCTTGCGCCATCACGTCGCGGGGCTCGAGCAGGAGCTCATCCTGCGCGAAGCCGAAATGCGCGATCGGACGGCGGAGCTCACGAAGGTGCGCGAGGGTATGCTGCGCGATAAATCCCGGCTTCAAGAGCGCATCGATCACCTGACGCGGGAGCTCGACGTGCGCGCGCACGCGCTCGCCAGCGCCATGACCAGCCAGGAGAGCCTGGAGGACAAGGTGCTGGCCGCCGAGGCGGCGCGCACGCGCCTCG contains these protein-coding regions:
- a CDS encoding DUF3556 domain-containing protein — its product is MSFLAPTPPPYDPLAWAKLPLPERARMVCEAWSIQGYGTPLGVFVFYALKVALYVGVWIAFCSVSPALGPPSAIAAWWLHPLAFQKAIVWSLLFEVLGLGCGSGPLTGRYAPPVGGFLYFLRPGTTKLPLVPKLPLLGGRTRGAIDVLLYAALLIACVRALLAPLPAPADFLPIAALVPLLGVADKTIFLAARAEHYWVTVLCFAFAPSWIACAKAVQLALWFWAGFSKLNHHFPTVVCVMTSNGPFTRFPWLRRRMYRSYPHDLRPSALATAMAHVGTALELGVPLAFLLTPLGATPLVAIVLMLLLHGFITSNVPMGVPIEWNVAVVYGGFALFWAHPDVSLMTMAPPAILIFLLVMLVALPLAGNLVPESLSFLLAMRYYAGNWAYSIWLFRGEAYRKLDRLVGSSRWVYEQLARFYDPATVVGLFGKVMAFRMMHLHGRALPILVPKAVDRLEDYEWCDGEIVAGLALGWNFGDGHLHSEQLLAAIQEQCSFEAGELRCIFVESQPAFRSTLAYRIVDAKTGALDAGRLSIAELRARQPWGPPA
- a CDS encoding NAD(P)/FAD-dependent oxidoreductase, with protein sequence MSDEADAVVIGSGPNGLAAAIVLARAGASVRVLEGTDAIGGGMRTRELTLPGFHHDVCSACHPMGVLSPFFRTLPLDEHGLRWVRPRASIAHPLDGEPAVILRRSLADTSRALGVDARAYEALLAPFLGDPHGLLADILGPLRVPRHPFRMLRFALHALRSATAFARGRFRGARARALFAGCAAHSVLPLERATTAALGLVFCITGHVDEWPVAEGGSFAIARALASLLASHGGRIETGRMVRSLDDLPPARVYLFDTSPAQLAEIAGPVLPAGYVRRLRRFRYGPAVFKIDWALDGPIPWSDPAVLDASTVHLGGTLAEIAASESAIWRGEHPERPFVLLCQQSQCDPTRAPPGKHTGYAYCHVPEGSTADLTDTIERQVERFAPHFRDRILARHILRAPDFERYNPAFVGGAITGGVADLGQLFTRPVARWNPYTTPNRRIFLCSAGTPPGGGVHGMCGYHAARAALARIERLPAAPLADNR
- a CDS encoding M4 family metallopeptidase, which produces MSVRTLRIWMVTAFAGSVLTACIGIAGCGTKGSSEEQGSALRAGTGTDWILDVHPVFQTVRFAVPKSEGVTLPSERTPADAVLALLDQYKDVFGMKDPKSEWRLTSTKPGDRGFTHLRFQQTSRGVPVFGSDWTAAIDPSGKLTSMSGVYVPGTDAADIQPTKSADALAAAVRADVQKRIPGLGAADIDTKVNAQLLIYAAEGIAPALAMEVASTARNGAEVDIDHYLVDARTAAILLRAPALMSEYAQGYGASHYPPYNASSSKVSFPVSKGNGAWKLDATTKSANVRIVTDVKDKDIVSGKDATLEASKVPVDWVDDTTPKGAAVDSQAHFAAVVDAYKDLYGRNSYDDKGAEIRASINDNVAGSVNAFFLPGSTSGGCTGRFGIGDGDKDYYPLGASVDVLAHEFTHGVSQCTWGGSAGSYTAAATNEAMSDILAVFISGRIEGGKPTSVGRNISKGDSRIIRQLDNPKCPTVDDLDTCAPRSRRYEHEEHYASTIVSYAWYLMTFGGAHKTTQQTVACPIGWEASGKLWYDVETKDLSKSPDFKAVANATLAAGKRQKLPLDAIACAWVAVKVITADDAKKDWNVTCAGADDAGASDAGTFGDGGVLVKPGTSLVCPGSSHLN